The following proteins are co-located in the Streptomyces sp. DT2A-34 genome:
- the gcvP gene encoding aminomethyl-transferring glycine dehydrogenase, which produces MTAHRIPLSELEQGIPFEQRHIGPDHEARAKMLAHVGYGSLDELTAAAVPDVIKNADSLDLPGARTEAEVLAELRSLADRNQVLDSMIGLGYYGTFTPPVILRNVMENPAWYTAYTPYQPEISQGRLEALLNFQTMVADLTGLPTSGASLLDEGTAAAEAVALSRRMGKNKKGLFLVDADVLPQTVAVIETRAEPAGVEVVVADLSGGIPADVASREINGVLLQYPGASGVVRDIKPVIEQAHELGALVTVAADLLALTLLKSPGELGADIAVGTTQRFGVPMGFGGPHAGYMAVHEKFARSLPGRLVGVSVDADGNKAYRLALQTREQHIRREKATSNICTAQVLLAVMAGMYAVYHGPEGLKGIARRTHRYASLLAAGLTAGGVEVVHGSYFDTLTVRVPAKAAEIVAAARQNGVNLHLVDADHVSVACDETTTRAQLGAVWTAFGVEGDIEALDAVTEDALAGGLLRSDDYLTHPVFHQNRSETAMLRYLRRLADRDYALDRGMIPLGSCTMKLNATTEMEPVTWPEFGQLHPFAPAEQAQGYLTLIRELEERLAEVTGYDKVSLQPNAGSQGELAGLLAVRGYHRANGDEQRTVCLIPSSAHGTNAASAVMAGMKVVVVKTAEDGEIDVEDLRAKIEQYRDELSVLMITYPSTHGVFEEHVADICAQVHEAGGQVYVDGANLNALVGLAKPGHFGGDVSHLNLHKTFCIPHGGGGPGVGPVGVRAHLAPYLPNHPLQPAAGPETGVGPISAAPWGSAGILPISWAYVRLMGGEGLKRATQVAVLSANYIAKRLEPHYPVLYTGPGGLVAHECIIDLRPLTKATGVSVDDVAKRLIDYGFHAPTMSFPVAGTLMIEPTESEDLTELDRFCEAMIAIRAEIEKVGSGEWPADDNPLRNAPHTAGALGGEWEHAYSRAEAVFPAGVAAADKYWPPVRRIDQAFGDRNLVCSCPPLDAYEG; this is translated from the coding sequence ATGACCGCCCATCGCATTCCGCTCTCCGAGCTCGAACAGGGGATCCCCTTCGAGCAGCGTCATATCGGTCCTGATCACGAGGCTCGCGCCAAGATGCTGGCCCACGTCGGGTACGGCTCGCTCGATGAGCTCACCGCCGCCGCGGTGCCGGATGTGATCAAGAATGCCGACTCCCTCGATCTGCCGGGGGCGCGTACCGAGGCCGAGGTGCTCGCCGAGCTGCGGTCGCTCGCCGATCGCAACCAGGTGCTGGACTCGATGATCGGGCTCGGGTACTACGGGACCTTCACGCCGCCGGTCATCCTGCGCAATGTCATGGAGAACCCTGCCTGGTACACGGCCTATACGCCGTACCAGCCGGAGATCTCTCAGGGGCGGCTCGAGGCCCTGTTGAACTTCCAGACCATGGTCGCCGACCTCACCGGGCTGCCGACCTCCGGTGCCTCGCTGCTCGACGAGGGGACGGCGGCGGCGGAGGCCGTGGCCCTGTCCCGGCGCATGGGCAAGAACAAGAAGGGGCTGTTCCTGGTCGACGCGGATGTGCTGCCGCAGACCGTCGCCGTGATCGAGACCCGGGCCGAGCCGGCCGGTGTGGAGGTCGTCGTCGCCGACCTCAGTGGCGGGATTCCGGCCGACGTCGCCTCCCGTGAGATCAACGGCGTGCTCCTTCAGTATCCGGGCGCCTCCGGTGTCGTACGGGACATCAAGCCCGTCATCGAGCAGGCCCATGAACTCGGTGCTCTCGTCACCGTGGCCGCCGATCTGCTCGCGCTGACGCTGCTGAAGTCGCCCGGTGAGCTCGGGGCGGACATCGCGGTCGGGACGACGCAGCGGTTCGGTGTGCCGATGGGCTTCGGCGGGCCGCACGCGGGTTACATGGCCGTGCACGAGAAGTTCGCGCGCAGCCTGCCGGGGCGGCTCGTGGGTGTGTCCGTGGACGCGGACGGGAACAAGGCATACCGGCTGGCCCTGCAGACACGTGAGCAGCACATCCGGCGCGAGAAGGCGACCAGCAACATCTGCACCGCTCAGGTGCTGCTCGCCGTGATGGCCGGGATGTACGCCGTGTACCACGGGCCCGAGGGTTTGAAGGGCATCGCCCGGCGGACGCATCGGTACGCCTCCCTCCTCGCCGCGGGTCTCACGGCGGGTGGGGTCGAGGTCGTGCACGGCTCCTACTTCGACACGCTGACCGTGCGCGTGCCTGCGAAGGCCGCCGAGATCGTCGCCGCCGCCCGGCAGAACGGCGTCAACCTGCACCTCGTCGACGCCGACCACGTGTCCGTCGCCTGTGACGAGACCACCACGCGGGCCCAACTGGGCGCCGTATGGACGGCGTTCGGGGTCGAGGGGGACATCGAGGCGCTGGACGCGGTGACCGAGGACGCGCTCGCGGGCGGGCTGCTGCGCAGCGACGACTACCTCACGCACCCCGTCTTCCACCAGAACCGCTCCGAGACCGCGATGCTGCGCTACCTGCGCAGGCTCGCCGACCGCGACTACGCGCTGGACCGGGGCATGATCCCGCTCGGGTCCTGCACCATGAAGCTCAACGCCACGACCGAGATGGAGCCGGTCACCTGGCCGGAGTTCGGGCAGCTGCACCCCTTCGCGCCGGCCGAGCAGGCGCAGGGCTATCTGACGCTCATCCGTGAGCTGGAGGAACGTCTCGCCGAGGTCACCGGCTACGACAAGGTGTCGCTGCAGCCCAACGCCGGCTCGCAGGGTGAGCTGGCCGGGCTGCTCGCCGTACGCGGATACCACCGGGCCAACGGGGACGAGCAGCGGACCGTGTGTCTGATTCCGTCCTCCGCCCATGGGACCAACGCCGCCAGCGCCGTCATGGCCGGCATGAAGGTCGTCGTCGTGAAGACCGCCGAGGACGGTGAGATCGACGTCGAGGACCTGCGGGCCAAGATCGAGCAGTACCGGGACGAGCTGTCGGTGCTGATGATCACGTACCCGTCGACGCACGGTGTGTTCGAGGAGCACGTCGCCGACATCTGCGCGCAGGTGCACGAGGCCGGCGGGCAGGTGTACGTCGACGGTGCCAACCTCAACGCCCTGGTGGGGCTTGCCAAGCCGGGGCACTTCGGTGGTGACGTCTCGCACCTGAACCTGCACAAGACCTTCTGCATTCCGCATGGCGGTGGCGGCCCGGGGGTCGGGCCCGTGGGTGTGCGTGCGCATCTGGCGCCGTATCTGCCGAACCACCCGTTGCAGCCCGCGGCCGGTCCGGAGACGGGCGTCGGGCCGATCTCGGCCGCGCCCTGGGGTTCCGCCGGGATCCTGCCGATCTCGTGGGCGTACGTCCGGCTCATGGGCGGCGAGGGGCTCAAGCGGGCCACGCAGGTGGCCGTGCTGTCCGCCAACTACATCGCCAAGCGACTGGAGCCGCACTACCCGGTGCTCTACACCGGGCCCGGCGGGCTCGTCGCGCACGAGTGCATCATCGATCTGCGGCCGCTGACCAAGGCGACCGGTGTGAGCGTCGACGACGTGGCCAAGCGGCTCATCGACTACGGCTTCCACGCGCCGACGATGTCGTTCCCGGTGGCCGGGACGCTGATGATCGAGCCGACCGAGTCCGAGGACCTGACCGAACTGGACCGGTTCTGCGAGGCGATGATCGCCATCCGTGCGGAGATCGAGAAGGTCGGGTCGGGGGAGTGGCCCGCCGACGACAACCCGCTGCGGAACGCGCCGCACACCGCCGGGGCGCTGGGCGGGGAGTGGGAGCACGCATACAGCCGTGCGGAGGCCGTGTTCCCGGCCGGGGTCGCGGCCGCCGACAAGTACTGGCCGCCGGTGCGCCGGATCGACCAGGCCTTCGGCGACCGCAATCTCGTGTGCTCCTGCCCGCCGCTGGACGCGTACGAGGGCTGA
- a CDS encoding molybdopterin-binding protein — MTLSIRNQLPGTITAITPGEVMATVKLRLTGGQDLTAAITLEAVENLGLAEGTAVNALVKATEISLATAPIDGLSIRNRLPGKITGIATGGAMASVKVAVEGGALTALITRDATTDLALSLGSPVVALIKATEVALATA, encoded by the coding sequence ATGACCCTGAGCATCCGCAACCAACTCCCCGGCACGATCACCGCCATCACCCCCGGCGAGGTCATGGCAACGGTCAAGCTCCGCCTCACCGGCGGCCAGGACCTCACCGCGGCGATCACCCTGGAAGCCGTCGAGAACCTCGGCCTGGCCGAAGGCACCGCCGTGAACGCGCTCGTGAAAGCGACGGAGATCTCCCTCGCCACGGCTCCGATCGACGGCCTGTCCATCCGCAACCGGCTTCCCGGCAAGATCACCGGCATCGCCACGGGCGGCGCGATGGCGTCGGTCAAGGTCGCCGTGGAGGGCGGTGCCCTGACCGCGCTCATCACCAGGGACGCCACCACGGACCTCGCGCTCTCCCTCGGATCCCCGGTCGTCGCGCTCATCAAGGCGACGGAAGTGGCCCTGGCGACGGCGTGA
- a CDS encoding amino acid transporter, which yields MATTEHPPPSRLRAWMLEGLSDMGKSHGRQAERPEPEPEHKGQPWYRVMCLTGVDYFSTLGYQPGIAALAAGLLSPVATIVLVIVTLAGALPVYRRVAEESPHGEGSIAMLERLLTFWKGKLFVLTLLGFAATDFLITITLSATDASTHLVENPHLNSALHDQQMLITLVLVALLGAVFLKGFLEAIGVAVALVGIYLALNAVVVVVGLYHVLTEGHVVADWSSALTAEHGNVFVMIGVALIVFPKLALGLSGFETGVAVMPHVKGDPSDTEERPTGRIRDTKKLLTTAALIMSCFLITTSFITTLLIPEKEFESGGQANSRALAFLAHEYLGGAFGTLYDVSTIAILWFAGASAMAGLLNLMPRYLPRYGMAPHWARAVRPMVIVFTLIAFLVTWIFDADVDAQGGAYATGVLVLISSAAIAVTIAARKAGQRGWFIAFAVISAVFLYTTVMNVIERPDGVKIGACFIAGIILVSLLSRLARAFELRVTDVTLDDMAERFIRDMASRRIRFIANEPDRRDTAEYRDKIEQIRADNDVPGQEDFVFVEVTVTDPSEFESGLTVRGEVLHNRYRVLTLESSSISNALAALLLHVRDTTGRIPHIYFEWTEGNPFANFLRFFLFGQGEVAPVTREVLREAEPDRDRRPRVHTG from the coding sequence ATGGCCACCACCGAACACCCCCCGCCCAGTCGCCTGCGCGCCTGGATGCTGGAGGGCCTGTCCGACATGGGCAAGAGCCACGGCCGCCAGGCAGAGCGGCCCGAACCCGAACCGGAGCACAAGGGCCAGCCTTGGTACCGCGTCATGTGCCTCACCGGCGTCGACTACTTCTCGACCCTCGGCTACCAGCCGGGCATCGCCGCGCTCGCCGCCGGCCTGCTCTCCCCTGTCGCGACCATCGTCCTGGTCATAGTCACCCTGGCCGGCGCCCTGCCGGTCTACCGTCGCGTGGCCGAGGAGAGCCCCCACGGCGAGGGCTCGATCGCGATGCTGGAACGGCTCCTGACCTTCTGGAAGGGCAAGCTGTTCGTCCTGACCCTGCTCGGCTTCGCCGCCACCGACTTCCTGATCACCATCACCCTGTCGGCGACCGACGCCTCGACCCACCTGGTCGAGAACCCGCACCTGAACAGCGCCCTGCACGACCAGCAGATGCTGATCACCCTCGTCCTCGTGGCCCTGCTCGGCGCGGTCTTCCTCAAGGGCTTCCTGGAGGCGATCGGCGTCGCGGTCGCCCTGGTCGGCATCTACCTCGCGCTGAACGCCGTCGTCGTGGTCGTCGGCCTGTACCACGTCCTCACCGAGGGGCACGTCGTCGCCGACTGGTCCAGCGCCCTCACCGCCGAACACGGAAACGTCTTCGTCATGATCGGCGTCGCCCTGATCGTCTTCCCCAAGCTCGCCCTCGGCCTCTCCGGCTTCGAGACCGGCGTCGCCGTGATGCCGCACGTCAAGGGCGACCCGTCCGACACCGAGGAACGTCCGACGGGGCGGATCCGGGACACGAAGAAACTGCTCACCACCGCCGCCCTGATCATGAGCTGCTTCCTGATCACGACGAGCTTCATCACCACGCTGCTGATCCCGGAGAAGGAGTTCGAGTCGGGCGGCCAGGCCAACAGCCGCGCGCTGGCGTTCCTCGCGCACGAGTACCTCGGCGGCGCCTTCGGCACGCTCTACGACGTCTCGACGATCGCCATCCTGTGGTTCGCCGGCGCCTCCGCCATGGCCGGCCTGCTCAACCTGATGCCCCGCTATCTGCCCCGCTACGGCATGGCCCCGCACTGGGCCCGCGCGGTGCGCCCGATGGTCATCGTCTTCACCCTCATCGCCTTCCTGGTCACCTGGATCTTCGACGCCGACGTCGACGCCCAGGGCGGCGCGTACGCCACGGGCGTGCTGGTCCTCATCAGCTCCGCCGCGATCGCCGTGACCATCGCGGCCCGCAAGGCCGGTCAGCGCGGATGGTTCATCGCCTTCGCGGTCATCTCGGCGGTGTTCCTCTACACGACCGTGATGAACGTCATCGAGCGCCCCGACGGTGTGAAGATCGGCGCCTGCTTCATCGCCGGCATCATCCTGGTCTCGCTCTTGTCCCGGCTGGCCCGCGCCTTCGAACTGCGCGTGACCGACGTGACGCTGGACGACATGGCGGAACGTTTCATCAGGGATATGGCCAGCCGCAGGATCCGGTTCATCGCCAATGAGCCCGACCGTCGGGACACCGCCGAGTACCGCGACAAGATCGAGCAGATCCGGGCGGACAACGACGTCCCCGGCCAGGAGGACTTCGTCTTCGTCGAGGTGACGGTCACCGACCCGTCCGAGTTCGAGTCCGGCCTGACCGTACGCGGCGAGGTCCTGCACAACCGCTACCGCGTCCTGACGCTGGAGTCCTCCTCCATCTCCAACGCCCTGGCCGCGCTGCTCCTGCACGTCCGCGACACGACCGGCCGCATCCCGCACATCTACTTCGAGTGGACCGAGGGCAACCCCTTCGCCAACTTCCTGCGCTTCTTCCTCTTCGGCCAGGGCGAGGTCGCCCCGGTCACCCGCGAGGTGCTGCGCGAGGCGGAGCCGGACCGGGACCGCAGGCCCCGGGTGCACACCGGCTGA
- a CDS encoding SAV_915 family protein: MPDIPSDEDPEPPDRFPAGPLYVPVRSGPSGWVTRLFRTALGDRTAVGFTSERQLIATLGPQQAWIGLAEPALRALTAPLGVTTLTLDPQFAAPAPAPVESVDPVPALRIG; the protein is encoded by the coding sequence ATGCCAGACATCCCGTCCGACGAAGACCCGGAGCCCCCTGATCGGTTCCCGGCCGGCCCTCTGTACGTTCCGGTCCGGTCGGGACCATCGGGGTGGGTGACGCGCCTCTTCCGCACAGCTCTCGGCGACCGTACGGCCGTCGGCTTCACCTCCGAACGGCAGTTGATCGCCACGCTCGGCCCGCAGCAGGCGTGGATCGGGCTCGCCGAGCCCGCGCTGCGTGCGCTGACGGCACCGCTCGGTGTCACCACCCTCACGCTGGATCCCCAGTTCGCGGCACCGGCTCCCGCGCCGGTCGAGTCCGTCGACCCTGTTCCCGCCTTGCGGATCGGCTGA
- a CDS encoding diaminopimelate decarboxylase: MTTLHEPAVTSGADALSVWPGSTAEPRPGALSVGGVPLAEVADRFGTPVYVLDEAEVRERCRTYRHVFPDAEVLYAAKAFLCRAMVHQDFGWMDEEGLGLDVCSAGELELAVTTGFPPDRIVLHGNAKSPRDLETALRLGVGRIVIDSPSEIARPAAAVGIGGHQKVRVRVVPGISAGGHEKIRTGTGTGTRSSVCPPPLSASLEREVPPLDGYAHHAIARVLDQPQLQLAGLHCHLGSQITSVKPYLAAVRRMVGLMAGLHEQHGLVLPELDLGGGHGIAYRPGEPALDLTLPARKVRAELIEACTVAGLAVPRLIIEPGRAIAGPAGIALYRVLSVKRTGSHTYVAVDGGMSDNPRPALYGVRYAPRLVGRRSTAAPSPVTVVGRHCEAGDVVAEVDLPADIRPGDLLAVPAAGAYHLAMASGRNLVGRPPVAAVDHGHARLLIRRESLDDIRSRDIGL; this comes from the coding sequence ATGACCACCCTCCACGAACCCGCGGTCACCTCCGGCGCCGACGCCCTGTCCGTGTGGCCCGGCTCCACCGCCGAGCCCCGGCCGGGCGCCCTCTCCGTCGGCGGCGTGCCCCTGGCCGAGGTCGCCGATCGCTTCGGCACTCCCGTCTACGTCCTGGACGAGGCCGAGGTGCGCGAACGCTGCCGTACGTACCGGCATGTCTTCCCCGACGCCGAAGTCCTCTACGCGGCCAAGGCGTTCCTGTGCCGGGCGATGGTCCACCAGGACTTCGGCTGGATGGACGAGGAGGGACTCGGACTCGACGTCTGCTCGGCCGGTGAACTCGAACTCGCGGTCACCACCGGATTCCCGCCCGACAGGATCGTCCTGCACGGCAACGCCAAGTCCCCGCGCGACCTGGAGACCGCCCTGCGCCTCGGGGTCGGCCGTATCGTCATCGACAGCCCGTCGGAGATCGCCCGGCCGGCCGCGGCGGTCGGAATCGGCGGCCACCAGAAGGTGAGGGTCCGCGTCGTGCCCGGCATCAGCGCCGGCGGGCACGAGAAGATCCGCACCGGTACCGGTACCGGGACCAGAAGTTCGGTCTGTCCGCCCCCACTCTCGGCTTCGCTCGAACGGGAGGTGCCCCCCCTCGACGGGTACGCACACCACGCCATCGCCCGCGTGCTCGACCAGCCGCAGCTCCAACTGGCCGGTCTCCACTGCCACTTGGGCTCACAGATCACCAGTGTCAAGCCCTACCTGGCCGCCGTACGGCGCATGGTCGGCCTCATGGCCGGCCTGCACGAACAGCACGGCCTCGTCCTCCCCGAACTCGACCTGGGCGGCGGTCACGGCATCGCCTACCGGCCCGGTGAACCGGCCCTGGACCTGACCTTGCCGGCCCGCAAGGTGCGTGCGGAACTGATCGAGGCGTGCACGGTAGCGGGGCTCGCCGTGCCGCGCCTCATCATCGAACCCGGGCGGGCGATAGCGGGCCCGGCGGGGATCGCGCTCTACCGCGTCCTCTCCGTCAAGCGCACCGGCTCGCACACGTACGTCGCCGTCGACGGCGGCATGAGCGACAACCCCCGGCCTGCCCTGTACGGCGTCCGGTACGCGCCCCGCCTCGTGGGCCGGCGCAGCACCGCCGCCCCGAGCCCGGTGACCGTGGTGGGCCGTCACTGCGAGGCGGGCGACGTCGTCGCCGAGGTCGACCTCCCCGCCGACATCCGTCCCGGAGACCTGCTCGCCGTCCCGGCCGCCGGCGCCTACCACCTGGCCATGGCCTCCGGCCGCAACCTGGTCGGCCGCCCACCGGTGGCCGCCGTGGACCACGGCCACGCCCGGCTCCTGATCCGCCGCGAGTCCTTGGACGACATCCGTAGCCGCGACATCGGCCTGTAG